The Zerene cesonia ecotype Mississippi chromosome 2, Zerene_cesonia_1.1, whole genome shotgun sequence region acgtaccaaatttcattgcaatctgttcagcagtttttgcgtgaaagagcaacaaacacaacaaactttcgcatttgtgacattagtaggaagtaggataagatagtaggataggataggaagtaggattattatgttttatagtaGACAATATCAGTCTCTCAGTTAAATCcactgaatatatatttttaaattataggtGATTTCTTCATAGAGACATCAATCGTCGGATCGAAAGGATCGATTGAGAAAGCTAAAAcacaaattgataaattttgcaCAATGAGAACATTGCTGCCACACTTTTATGgtgaatttaatgtaaaaaaagacTTTGATTTGCTGTTTAGATCATCGTAAGTATACAATATGGAACAGAACTTTCTTGTATTTGCTGTTATACATTTGTAAGTCCAGAAAAATTCAGGGATTCGAGACCAGACGAGCGTGcatgaaaaaatttatgattcaatttatctgcgcactATCTACATCATAACTATTTGAAAGGGTATAGAAAAACATTGTTAGAACatcggcatgtccaagaatcaatagttcgacgacatgtgatgCACACAGACActtagccagcgtggtggattatcgCCTTAACTGTCATAGATCCTTCCCActgaacataatataataatgatggcATGTGATAATATTTCACAGAAGACGAAGAGGAGGAAAATCTATAATTTCAATTCTTATTTCAGTTACTCCGTAATATTGCCAAAGCAAAGTAATGATGGCCACAGAGTATATttggttaaattttttgaaaaaatcgAGAGTacatcacatttttttaatttatatagatatgcCATCATAGTAAGTAActctttattgaataaatattatcacagaataatatataatatagtcttTGTTGAAAGCAAATAATTGAAACTCAATGTTATACATGTCAAAACGACAAAAGACGACCTCCTTGTTAACTGTAAGCATATATTCCTACGAAGAAATATGCTcatcattttaaatgtagaCAAATAGTTGGAGgaacttttaaataacagttttgAATTCCAAAACGTTATGTACAATTCTCTCATTCtgcttgaaaatttaaaaactgttgcaaaatttgcaatttccattattgatgttaaattattatagttgGCGGAATATACAAAATCTCACGATTACATCGAAAGTTTCCAATTTATATTAGATCTGAGAACTGCAAACATGAGCGATTTTGTGACCAAAGTAAATTTAGTGGAATTGAAACAAGCGATTACAATATTTGTGGTAAGTCAACCAAACTCGTGgctttgtctttttttttcatagcgggcaactgagctggtggttcgcctaatgATAAACGATGACCACggtccatgaacattcgaaAAGGTAGGCCTCTATgaatgcgctgtccgcttttatggggAAAGGATAAAGAatggattgatgactggaaaggaggaatggattgggaagggtgggGAAAAACACAGGGGCCTCCGGTAGTAgtagtatgctactatttcaggccggtcttctgtggggatgcGGTAattccccgatgcgagctggctcaattcgtgccgaagtgtgctcgcCTCCCACAATGATGATAAAGTATAAAGATGAACAAGTTAAATTTTACTCAGCTTTGTTATCAAGCTGGGATTAATTTACAACCTTACGTAgattctaattaatttaaagccagaaattttgaaagaatagaaaaatttgatcacgaggcaggattcgaacctgcgtatcttgcctaacagtttgctacggttaggcaagatacgcaggttcgaatcctgcctcgtgatcaaatttttctattctttcaaaatttctcattttataaagcatttcaatgctatgaaactaaaaattaaatttaatttaaagccatttttaaaaaacacattcaataaaattaatgaaatcaaatttttCGCTCTAGCATTGTTACGGGCTGCGCCTGATAgggatttatataatatcaacatCAAAACTAGTAGATGTGTTTATTGGCCTCTTGAATCAAATTCTTAAGCCAAAAATAATGAGTCGTCTACACTATTATCAAGATTGTAAGGAACTTCTACGCATCATTGGTAATAACGTTTTACCAATTGAATTAGAGGGCACTGAACGATCAATTCGTGATATTCAGAGTAAGTCTTAGATTTAGTGTAATATtggaacaattttttataattttgatttattgcattttttatacaaccgttatttattaattatactcaTGCCCGATGttgaagtattttatatcataaaatatcacaCACGATTTGTACTTACAAATGAAGTAGCTTATCGTTTGGCTTTAGAAATACGGATAGAATATTTAGGTTTAGcgttacatttacataataaggATTTTAGctcttatctatactaatgtaaTGACCTTGTATTGATTTTAGATCACTGGATTGAAATTCTGTCTTCAAAGAAACATTTGGATTATGTACGAGAAATGAACTTAGGTAATACAGACGAGAGCCGTAGGCCTATAGATAAATTAGCACAAGACTATGATGGAGTACCTGGAACTTTTAGAGTCTTAAATGTGGACTagaatcaaattaattaaagggattaaatcatgaaaattttctaagtgtttttttatacatacgaGTACCTATGATATCAAAGAAAAAGACAGAGAAATTATAGTGacagtaaaatttattgccaattaaaaattcataaaaatgatattgatttttaaagtcACGCCTAGCTGacgtcatatttttaatacttaaacaGTGcgaatcatttttaaatcatagataaactttttaataaggtGAGTCgtgtatattctttttttacgCAATAAGTCATACGTATACATTAGTCAAAATATGCGAATTGTTtagaatattacaattaaaaaaaatacttttaggaacatcctactaatattataaatacaaaagtttgcaaggacatgtgcgtgtttgttgtttcttcacgcaaaaacaactgaaccgattgcaatgaaatttgatacgtagatagctggacaactggaataacataaaggctacattttatcctgatattcctacggaataaaACGCCTTAcgcggtgaaaccgcggggcgcagctagtaatgcaTAATATCAAGTCAATAAACGATTTGTTGGAATGTGTCAAACTAAAACTTCAATAGAACGTTCATTCACTGAATCGAAGTAACTATGAAAACGTCTTAACTAAAACTCTGTTTGCACATACGATTTTAGAAGAAGTGCTAATAAATTAAGCACCTCCATATATTTCTCAAGTCCTTTATAATCTTCTTATGAATAGTCAGTTATAACTAAGACTAGGTAGTCTACCATACAATCTATATCTTATCTTGGATACACGATGCCAGATTGACGTATAATTCATATAGTTACTGATAACATCATCTCGAGTTGGCGTTATCATTATCAAATATTCGATTCACATAGCGTTCAATATTATTGCCAGCCAGTgtgctattataaaaaaagacgtCACAATATGgctaaacaattatttaactgttgactgtttaactttttattaattctaatataTGTCGAGTGTTCAGTCAACTAGAATGGATAGAGAACTGAAGGTTATGGTAAAgaaattttagatttatataagATACGTGTGTGAATAGACGACAGTATGGATGTTTTGTCGGATAATGTAATTTTGGAGTTCCATCCAGATACTTTGAGAGTCGTGAGAAAAgagattaatttaaacaaacctGGTGAAATTAAAGACGCTTTggctattttaaaagaatggGTTCAGGCACAGCGACACTTTAAGAAAAAGGACTTTGGTACGtcaatctttttaattatattcttcataTTTCATAAGGATATAATAATCGCAGTACATTCACGAAAATATTTAGAGAATctttcgttatattttatttacatctgtgtaattttttaaaagattttttgaaaattttgacataataattagaagacaataaataacttatcatttaattaataatagctTTCAATATTTGTCAAAAACGGACCAAAAGAATGATTATCTAAAAACGATGTGTGTGATTCTGTTCTATATTTCCCTACAGTTTTCTCATGAATTACATATTACCTTATACATATTTACGTATGACATATTACCCTTATATCTTACAGCCGATCATTATTTAGAATCCACATTAATAGCAGCAAAGGGTTCAATTGAACGGGCTAAGAAACTCCTAGATGGCATGTGCACTCTGAGAACGCTGTTACCGAAGTTTTTCAACAGTTTCAATGTCAGACGAGACACATACGAATTTAGCAAAGTCACGTTCGTATTCAATGTTTTCCATACTCTTGCATTCATAATGGTTTTTAACGActatttttgcttttaaattgtatttctcaGGTTATGTACGGAcagtttttttgtaataatgtttttagtgttttgcgtttacatttaataactgCCTCTGGAAAGTTATTACGCAAAGCATAATTTAGAGTAGGCATATGTTTCTGCTATGCACGCATATAAATTGCTTTACTGCTTATTATTAGGCTGGGTAGCGATCAAACATCTGTCTATtaagaacaaaacaatattccaCTGGTTTTGTCCGCCTatccattaattattttgctaATCAGTCATTAAGTTTCCATAGTACTATATGAGTTTTGTCTGCGAATCATAGCAGTTTAAATTTAGGctaacattttaattgcaattgcTCTTGATACTGACAAAAACATGTCATAAAACTGGCTTCGTAGTGATTGATTTACCTTGCTCTTATTGTTGGATGACttgagattatttatttgtttattacaaaaatagaaGACAAATTACATGCCAATCTTCCAAAatttatgtggtagtcgagcacgctttggcacggattgggccagctcgcaccggggaagaaccacatccccacagaagatcggcgtgaaatagcattttgctgtgtttcgttcggtgagtgggggagccggaggcccatatccttttccttacccttcccagtcctttcctttattcctatggCCAATCcattcttaatcccttcccaaaaagtcggcaatccatttgtagaggcgtaaggtctgcaatggaccttatgcctctccaaatgttcatgggcggtggtagcgcttaccatcaggcgtcccaccagctccattgccgaatgtgacataaaaaaaaaatcagcttAGCATTAATTAAACGATGGTAGTTTAATTGCGTAAAGACATTTCCAACAAGATATTTCGAGATTAATTCCTGAATTCTTAGACGATGCATAAAGATTTTGATACGTCATTCTAAACTTAAATCAAAATGGCGATTTGTCTGAAGAATGAGTGATTATTAGTGACTTGCAATAATAGCAAAATTATATGCAGTTTGGTTAAGAAGCAAGTCACTGTGgggtaaattacatttatctaAAATCAGCAGAATGCTGCTCAGAATTCAATTCTaggattaatattttgaacaaaTACTAAAAAGAATCTATTCGTAAAggtgaataatattatattgtcattACGAAATTTAAGCCAATATACAGggaatcattttatataactgaACAATAGAATTACAGTTATTGTTTCGTCTAATTAATAAGGTTCAGTTCAAGTTGagttgaaacatttattaatttacataatataaaaacttatcaaTGTTACGTTGAATAGTAAATGAATCGTGAAACCATAAATCGTgttataagctatattatgtgtaattgctgataattaatgtatactataattataataataagttgaaGAATTCGTTTGTttgcactaatctcaagaactacagGACCGATTCCGCTATGTTTGGTTATGTACGGGGCAGTTAAGCTCGTTCGTACTAACAATTGttccatttaatatttgctttaatgctttatataattataattaataatatattgcagGTGTCCCGTACTACTACCAAAACTAACGAAGGATCACCACAGAGTATACGTAGCAAAAGCTATTGGAAACTTCTCAACCGCAGAACAATACTTGCAGTTCTATAAGTTTTGTGCCTTGGTAATTATTATCGAATATTTTGATTActattaaccgacttcaaaaataaagtgtttatcaattcaaatatatcttttttggCGTTGTTACTgtaactttcgactgggtgtaCTGATGTTGATGATTCTTCTTTTGTTAGAAATCTGGTGCCTACTTGCTACTACTGACAATTTGAGAGATTCGGTTGAAAACAGTTATATAGAAATGTATCgctgtttatttaacaatttctttttGAGTATAATACGACAATATGAATAaagttctattatattttttcatttagacagatatttgaataaatcaatttaaatcagttcgctaatttatacttataaactaaTAATGTAAGACTAAAGAATTTCTTTGTATATTGGTATGTTTGAACGCTCGAATCTCATAAGTTAATGAA contains the following coding sequences:
- the LOC119835490 gene encoding uncharacterized protein LOC119835490 gives rise to the protein MEFIPDNEILEFKPDTLETVRRNINLYKPGEMKAAIEILKEWIQQQPHLRKKDFSDFFIETSIVGSKGSIEKAKTQIDKFCTMRTLLPHFYGEFNLAEYTKSHDYIESFQFILDLRTANMSDFVTKVNLVELKQAITIFVHCYGLRLIGIYIISTSKLVDVFIGLLNQILKPKIMSRLHYYQDCKELLRIIGNNVLPIELEGTERSIRDIQNHWIEILSSKKHLDYVREMNLGNTDESRRPIDKLAQDYDGVPGTFRVLNVD